A single Sphingomonas kaistensis DNA region contains:
- a CDS encoding amino acid permease: protein MSNWTYRKTVVAHDDMPEHHRLARTLSWPHLVALGVGAIVGTGILTLIGVGAGKAGPAVILSFAIAGLICACAALAYAEVATMIPASGSAYTYSYVVFGEFIAWIIGWSLILEYSLVVSAVAVGWSGYVTGFLASLGWGLPVTWTAGPHAGGILNIPAVVIIGLVAAMLMAGTRESATLNAVLVLVKIAALALFIFVALPHFQASNFEPFMPYGFPRSGPSGSEVGVMAAAAIIFFAFYGFDAIATAAEEAKNPGRDLSIGIVGSMVVCVAIYMAVAAAAIGALAFTRFADSPEPLALILREIGSGWAAKLLGASAVIALPTVILAFFYGQSRIFFTMARDGLLPQGLATVSSRGSPVRITLFTAAVVAVIAGLFPLDEIAALANAGTLAAFVAVCAAMLVLRRRDPGAERKFRAPAAMLIGPAGIAGCLYLFWSLPAKTQLYFLLWNLIGLAVYALWAQRQVARSRTAGV, encoded by the coding sequence ATGAGCAACTGGACCTATCGCAAGACCGTCGTCGCGCATGACGACATGCCCGAGCATCACCGGCTGGCGCGCACCCTGTCGTGGCCGCATCTGGTGGCGCTGGGCGTCGGCGCGATCGTCGGCACCGGCATCCTGACCCTGATCGGGGTCGGCGCGGGCAAGGCGGGTCCGGCGGTGATCCTGAGCTTTGCCATCGCCGGCCTGATCTGCGCCTGCGCCGCGCTGGCTTATGCCGAGGTGGCGACCATGATCCCGGCGTCGGGGTCGGCCTATACCTACAGCTATGTCGTGTTCGGCGAGTTCATCGCCTGGATCATCGGGTGGAGCCTGATCCTCGAATATAGCCTGGTGGTGAGCGCAGTGGCGGTCGGCTGGTCGGGTTATGTCACCGGCTTTCTCGCCAGCCTCGGCTGGGGGCTACCGGTCACGTGGACCGCGGGGCCGCATGCCGGGGGCATCCTTAATATCCCGGCGGTGGTGATCATCGGGCTGGTCGCGGCGATGCTGATGGCGGGGACGCGCGAGAGCGCGACGCTGAATGCGGTGCTGGTGCTGGTGAAGATAGCGGCGCTGGCGCTGTTCATCTTCGTCGCACTGCCGCATTTCCAGGCGAGCAATTTCGAGCCCTTCATGCCTTATGGTTTCCCGCGCTCGGGCCCGAGCGGGAGCGAGGTCGGAGTGATGGCCGCTGCGGCGATCATCTTTTTCGCATTCTACGGGTTCGACGCGATCGCGACCGCGGCCGAGGAAGCCAAGAATCCGGGGCGCGATCTGTCGATCGGGATCGTCGGGTCGATGGTGGTGTGCGTCGCGATCTACATGGCGGTCGCCGCCGCCGCGATCGGGGCGCTTGCGTTCACCCGCTTCGCCGACAGCCCCGAACCGCTGGCGCTGATCCTGCGCGAGATCGGGTCGGGTTGGGCCGCGAAATTGCTCGGTGCGAGCGCGGTGATCGCACTTCCGACGGTGATCCTGGCGTTCTTCTACGGTCAGAGCCGGATCTTCTTCACCATGGCCCGCGATGGCCTCTTGCCGCAGGGGCTGGCGACAGTGTCGAGCCGGGGCAGCCCGGTGCGGATCACGCTGTTCACTGCTGCGGTGGTGGCGGTGATTGCCGGTCTGTTCCCGCTCGACGAGATTGCGGCGCTGGCCAATGCGGGCACGCTGGCGGCGTTCGTCGCGGTGTGCGCGGCGATGCTGGTGCTGCGCCGGCGCGACCCTGGTGCCGAGCGCAAATTCCGGGCGCCTGCGGCGATGCTGATCGGGCCGGCCGGCATCGCTGGCTGCCTGTATCTGTTCTGGAGCCTGCCGGCGAAGACCCAGTTGTATTTCCTGTTGTGGAACCTGATCGGCCTCGCGGTCTACGCGCTGTGGGCGCAGCGGCAGGTGGCACGGAGCCGCACGGCGGGCGTTTAG
- a CDS encoding S24 family peptidase, protein MDARQALEQLCRERGQDYASLSRLIGRNSAYIQQFIRRGTPRRLPEQERRVLARHFGVPEHLLGADAAPVIASGLIPVPLLDLTVSAGPGTAGGTELPLAQIGFDPAWLNRLTAAGSEDLNLVQVEGDSMAPTLLPGDDILVDRSDGGSRVRDGIYVLRIDDSLLVKRLTVHPVSRRVTVQSDNPAYADWPDLTLTDINLIGRVIWTGRRVA, encoded by the coding sequence ATGGATGCGCGCCAAGCCCTCGAGCAACTGTGCCGTGAGCGCGGGCAGGATTATGCGAGCCTGTCGCGGCTGATTGGGCGCAACAGCGCCTACATCCAGCAATTCATTCGCCGGGGAACTCCGCGTCGCCTGCCCGAACAGGAGCGACGGGTGCTGGCCCGGCACTTCGGGGTTCCCGAGCATCTCCTCGGCGCCGACGCCGCGCCGGTTATTGCCTCCGGGCTGATCCCGGTGCCCTTGCTCGATCTCACGGTGTCGGCGGGGCCGGGGACGGCGGGGGGCACCGAACTGCCGCTGGCGCAGATTGGCTTCGATCCGGCCTGGCTCAACCGGCTGACCGCCGCGGGGTCGGAAGATCTCAACCTGGTTCAGGTCGAAGGCGATTCGATGGCGCCCACCCTGCTTCCGGGCGACGACATCCTGGTCGATCGAAGCGACGGCGGGTCGCGGGTGCGCGATGGCATTTATGTGCTGCGGATCGACGACAGCCTGCTGGTCAAGCGGCTGACCGTGCATCCGGTATCGCGCCGGGTGACGGTGCAGTCGGACAATCCCGCTTACGCCGACTGGCCCGATCTCACGCTGACCGACATCAATCTCATCGGCCGGGTGATCTGGACCGGGCGGCGGGTCGCCTAG
- a CDS encoding type 1 glutamine amidotransferase domain-containing protein, with product MQTKVLIMASGGFEQDELFVPLERLRAVGCDVKVAAPSLEPIRATVLDDPGEWITPDLTIEAAVAAEWDALLLPGGLINPDHLRTNAAAVALVRAFVDAGKAVGAICHGPWLLIEADAVRDKRVTGWHSIRTDLRNAGGVVEEGPVVSDGALVTAVGPQDSAAFADALLEAARLRKA from the coding sequence ATGCAGACTAAAGTCCTGATCATGGCGTCCGGCGGGTTCGAGCAGGACGAGTTGTTCGTGCCTCTGGAGCGCTTGCGGGCGGTCGGGTGCGACGTGAAGGTGGCGGCGCCCTCGCTCGAGCCGATCCGGGCGACTGTACTCGACGATCCGGGCGAGTGGATCACGCCCGACTTGACCATCGAAGCGGCTGTGGCGGCGGAGTGGGATGCGCTGTTGCTGCCGGGCGGGTTGATCAATCCCGATCACCTGCGGACAAATGCGGCGGCGGTGGCTTTGGTGCGGGCATTCGTGGATGCGGGCAAGGCCGTGGGGGCGATCTGTCATGGGCCGTGGTTGCTGATTGAAGCCGATGCGGTGCGGGACAAACGGGTCACGGGATGGCATTCGATCCGGACCGATCTCAGGAATGCCGGCGGTGTGGTCGAGGAGGGGCCGGTGGTCAGCGACGGGGCGCTGGTGACGGCGGTGGGGCCACAGGACAGCGCCGCCTTTGCTGACGCGCTACTCGAGGCGGCGCGGCTAAGGAAAGCCTAA
- a CDS encoding DNA topoisomerase IB: MEQTSSTRLRHCCDDQPGITRSQVKGKWAYHDPDGKRITDRDEIDRLNAIALPPAYTDAWFCPYPNGHIQATGRDAKGRKQYRYHEAFRGRQDKKKYNGTIEFGAALPKLRRKVEKDLGLKATSRDAVLAAVVRLLDTEHIRIGNETYAKENKSFGATTLRSRHVKKSGAKLLVKFKGKHGIPRELAITDPKLKRVVSKITELPGQNLFQYVTEDGEACAVSSSDVNDYIREATGGDFTAKNFRTWGASVIAFDQMLSAQEEEVRKISLKTVLEPVAEALGNTPAISRKSYVHPKLIDAAREDPKRPLGSIERPRARKYLASEEVGLIDWLMKGKRERTAKASEKTVDKAVAAANVSMKKVDQVAQAAA; this comes from the coding sequence ATGGAACAAACGAGCTCAACCCGCCTCCGCCACTGCTGCGATGATCAGCCCGGCATCACCCGCTCGCAAGTGAAGGGCAAATGGGCCTATCACGATCCGGACGGCAAACGCATCACCGACCGGGACGAGATCGACCGGCTGAACGCCATTGCGCTGCCCCCCGCCTACACCGACGCCTGGTTCTGTCCTTATCCCAACGGCCACATCCAGGCTACCGGACGCGACGCCAAGGGCCGCAAGCAATATCGCTATCACGAAGCCTTTCGCGGGCGGCAGGACAAGAAAAAGTATAACGGCACAATCGAATTTGGCGCCGCCCTCCCCAAGCTTCGCCGGAAGGTCGAAAAGGATCTCGGCCTCAAGGCCACTAGCCGCGACGCCGTCCTCGCCGCCGTGGTCCGCCTGCTCGACACCGAGCATATCCGCATCGGCAACGAAACCTATGCCAAGGAAAACAAGAGCTTCGGCGCCACCACCCTGCGCAGCCGCCACGTCAAGAAATCGGGCGCCAAGCTGCTTGTCAAATTCAAGGGCAAGCACGGCATCCCCCGCGAACTCGCGATCACCGACCCGAAGCTCAAGCGCGTGGTGTCCAAGATCACCGAGCTACCCGGTCAGAACCTGTTCCAATATGTCACCGAGGACGGCGAGGCGTGCGCGGTCTCCTCGTCCGACGTCAACGATTACATCCGCGAAGCGACCGGCGGCGATTTCACCGCCAAGAACTTCCGCACCTGGGGCGCAAGCGTGATCGCGTTCGACCAGATGCTCTCGGCGCAGGAAGAGGAAGTCCGCAAGATCAGCCTCAAGACCGTGCTCGAACCGGTCGCCGAAGCGCTCGGCAACACGCCCGCGATCAGCCGCAAATCCTATGTTCACCCCAAGCTGATCGACGCCGCCCGCGAAGATCCCAAGCGTCCGCTAGGCTCCATCGAACGTCCCCGCGCCCGCAAATATCTCGCCAGCGAGGAAGTCGGGCTGATCGACTGGTTGATGAAGGGCAAGCGCGAACGCACCGCCAAGGCGAGCGAGAAGACGGTCGACAAGGCCGTGGCTGCTGCCAACGTCTCGATGAAAAAGGTCGATCAGGTGGCGCAAGCAGCCGCCTGA
- a CDS encoding mechanosensitive ion channel family protein, with protein sequence MNLKLAQLVDWLTVNREALAIGLAIAVGLVGLMLIARSVGHRIVAADPASTTWKGVVGRVLSKTGVLFMAAAALEIVLTYAEPPGGIDRLFHNAFIIAFAVQAAVWARELILGVIGARVGERPGETTLGNAMGVIRVLVSVAVFAIAIIVILDNLGVNVTALVAGLGIGGIAIGLAAQGIFSDLFAALAILFDKPFRRGDTIRFDTTTGNVEKIGLKTTRLTSLTGERVIMANTKLLEREIRNLAEGDGRQETLRFGLVYQTPTEKLERVPDIAREVVEAQQGCSLHRCVLVALGASSLDHELLFRHTGLDADVLFAKRAAILIALLRRFAEEGIEFAYPTQTTFTAAPDGTLVMPYAAAPAGMKKDA encoded by the coding sequence ATGAATCTCAAGCTCGCTCAACTCGTCGACTGGCTCACCGTCAATCGCGAAGCCCTCGCGATCGGCCTCGCCATCGCGGTCGGTCTCGTCGGCCTGATGCTGATCGCTCGCTCGGTCGGCCACCGCATCGTCGCCGCCGATCCCGCCTCAACCACCTGGAAAGGGGTCGTCGGCCGCGTCCTTTCCAAGACCGGCGTCCTGTTCATGGCCGCAGCGGCGCTGGAAATCGTCCTCACCTATGCCGAGCCGCCGGGCGGCATCGACCGCCTGTTCCACAATGCCTTCATCATCGCCTTCGCGGTTCAGGCCGCGGTCTGGGCACGCGAACTGATTCTCGGCGTGATCGGCGCCCGCGTCGGCGAGCGGCCCGGCGAGACCACGCTGGGCAATGCGATGGGCGTCATCCGCGTGCTGGTCAGCGTCGCGGTCTTCGCCATCGCCATCATCGTCATTCTCGACAATCTTGGCGTCAACGTGACCGCGCTAGTCGCCGGCCTCGGCATCGGCGGCATCGCCATCGGCCTCGCCGCGCAAGGCATCTTCTCCGACCTGTTCGCGGCGCTTGCCATCCTGTTCGACAAACCGTTCCGCCGCGGCGACACCATTCGCTTCGACACCACCACCGGCAACGTCGAGAAGATCGGCCTCAAGACCACCCGCCTGACCAGCCTGACCGGCGAGCGGGTGATCATGGCCAACACCAAGTTGCTCGAGCGCGAGATCCGTAATCTTGCCGAAGGAGACGGCCGCCAGGAAACGCTCCGCTTCGGCCTCGTCTACCAGACCCCGACCGAAAAGCTCGAGCGCGTGCCCGACATCGCCCGCGAGGTAGTGGAAGCGCAGCAAGGCTGTTCTCTCCACCGCTGCGTGCTGGTCGCCTTGGGCGCCTCCAGCCTCGACCACGAACTGCTGTTCCGCCACACCGGCCTCGACGCCGACGTCCTGTTCGCCAAGCGCGCCGCCATCCTCATCGCCCTCCTCCGCCGTTTCGCCGAGGAAGGCATCGAATTCGCCTATCCCACCCAGACGACCTTCACCGCCGCGCCCGACGGCACGCTGGTAATGCCTTATGCGGCGGCGCCGGCGGGAATGAAGAAGGACGCTTGA
- a CDS encoding MBL fold metallo-hydrolase, producing the protein MRRFAILLAATFATPAAAQQDYSKVEIKVERLAPGVAVLFGAGGNIGLSFGEDGNVIIDDQFAPLVPKIEAAVKSVDSDPVRFVINTHWHGDHTGGNEAFGGAGAVIVAHDNVRRRMSVDTFSKQMDQTLKATPKAGLPVVTFAQGVTFHLNGDDIQVTHVDNAHTDGDSLVYWSRANVIHMGDTFFFKATYPFIDRESGGSIDGMIAAAKTGLGIVKPGGKVIPGHGPVATREDLQAYHAMLVDIRAKVAAGIRAGRTRAQVIASNPTAPYDGKVATDGFIKPDRFVETMYDELKAKLRR; encoded by the coding sequence ATGCGCCGCTTTGCCATTCTACTTGCCGCCACCTTCGCCACGCCCGCCGCGGCGCAGCAGGATTATTCCAAGGTCGAGATCAAGGTCGAACGCCTCGCGCCCGGCGTCGCAGTGCTGTTCGGGGCGGGCGGCAATATCGGCCTCAGCTTCGGCGAGGACGGCAATGTCATCATCGACGACCAGTTCGCGCCGCTGGTCCCCAAGATCGAAGCGGCGGTGAAGTCGGTCGATTCCGATCCGGTCCGCTTCGTCATCAACACCCACTGGCACGGCGATCACACCGGCGGCAACGAAGCGTTCGGAGGAGCCGGCGCGGTGATAGTCGCGCACGACAACGTCCGCCGCCGGATGAGCGTCGACACCTTTTCCAAGCAGATGGATCAGACGCTGAAGGCGACCCCCAAGGCGGGCTTGCCGGTCGTCACTTTCGCACAAGGGGTGACCTTCCACCTCAACGGCGACGACATCCAGGTCACCCACGTCGACAACGCGCACACCGACGGCGATTCGCTGGTCTATTGGTCTAGGGCCAACGTCATCCACATGGGCGACACCTTCTTCTTCAAAGCGACCTATCCCTTCATCGATCGCGAAAGCGGCGGCTCGATCGACGGCATGATCGCGGCGGCCAAGACCGGACTCGGGATCGTCAAGCCCGGCGGCAAGGTCATCCCCGGCCACGGCCCCGTCGCCACCCGCGAGGATTTGCAGGCCTATCACGCCATGCTGGTCGACATCCGCGCCAAGGTCGCCGCAGGCATCCGCGCCGGCCGCACCAGGGCCCAGGTCATCGCCTCGAACCCCACCGCCCCCTACGACGGCAAAGTTGCCACCGACGGCTTCATCAAACCCGACCGCTTCGTCGAGACGATGTATGACGAACTGAAGGCTAAGCTGAGGCGGTGA
- the dnaJ gene encoding molecular chaperone DnaJ, whose protein sequence is MTVHIDYYELLGVQRGADEKAIKAAFRKAAMECHPDRHGGCPERTAKFKQLNEAYDCLKDPQKRAAYDRFGHAAFQNGGAGAGGFGSGGPDFSDIFSSIFGEFMDPRGGGGRHNAARGADLRYDLELTLEESFAGKSATIDIETMTPCEPCEGDGARGAAVPDRCNTCGGAGKVRAQQGFFVVERSCPTCHGHGVTIADPCPECQGEGRTLKRRTLSIQIPAGVDEGTRIRVAGEGEAGVRGAPGGDLYLFVHLKRHPIYAREGTTLVADCPVSFTTAALGGTISVPGIDGEEIEVKIPAGIQSGETLRMRGRGMSVLNGRGRGDMVTRVLVETPTRLTAKQKEILAQFRETETGEECPNSKSFFARIKDALG, encoded by the coding sequence ATGACCGTCCACATCGATTATTATGAACTGCTCGGCGTCCAGCGCGGCGCCGACGAAAAGGCCATCAAGGCCGCGTTCCGCAAGGCGGCGATGGAATGCCATCCCGACCGCCACGGCGGCTGTCCCGAGCGCACGGCCAAGTTCAAGCAATTGAACGAAGCCTATGACTGTCTGAAGGACCCGCAGAAGCGTGCCGCCTACGACCGCTTTGGCCATGCCGCCTTCCAGAACGGCGGGGCAGGGGCTGGCGGTTTCGGCAGTGGCGGCCCCGACTTTTCCGACATCTTTTCGTCGATCTTCGGCGAGTTCATGGACCCGCGCGGCGGCGGCGGGCGGCACAATGCCGCGCGCGGCGCCGACCTCCGCTACGATCTCGAACTGACGCTGGAAGAAAGCTTCGCCGGCAAGTCGGCGACCATCGATATCGAGACTATGACCCCGTGCGAGCCGTGCGAAGGCGACGGTGCGCGCGGCGCGGCCGTGCCCGACCGCTGCAACACCTGCGGCGGAGCGGGCAAGGTCCGCGCGCAGCAGGGCTTCTTCGTGGTCGAGCGAAGCTGCCCGACCTGCCACGGCCATGGTGTCACCATCGCTGACCCGTGCCCCGAATGTCAGGGCGAAGGCCGCACGCTCAAGCGCCGCACACTGAGCATCCAGATCCCCGCCGGGGTCGACGAAGGCACCCGCATACGCGTTGCTGGTGAAGGCGAAGCGGGCGTGCGCGGGGCGCCGGGCGGCGACCTCTACCTTTTCGTGCACTTGAAGCGGCACCCGATCTACGCTCGCGAAGGAACGACGCTCGTGGCGGATTGCCCGGTCAGCTTCACCACCGCGGCGCTGGGCGGGACGATCTCGGTTCCCGGGATCGACGGCGAGGAGATCGAGGTGAAGATTCCCGCCGGCATCCAGTCGGGCGAAACGCTGCGGATGCGCGGGCGGGGCATGAGTGTCCTGAACGGTCGTGGCCGCGGCGACATGGTCACCCGCGTGCTGGTCGAAACCCCGACCCGGCTGACCGCCAAGCAAAAGGAAATCCTTGCCCAGTTCCGGGAAACCGAGACCGGCGAGGAATGCCCCAACTCGAAGAGCTTCTTCGCGCGGATCAAGGACGCGCTGGGCTAA